One stretch of Aquimarina sp. Aq107 DNA includes these proteins:
- a CDS encoding response regulator transcription factor → MKVYSVVVAYDDPLKRLGIKAMLEAPKDMKFNLYEDISDLENLRKVIVDSQPDFIVIDATLNSNDSGIELAKYTKRHASKTKIVIMTFTLEEWLIKELKNLEIKWILYKADTVENLTKCAGRAIQNKPYVSKRFRESWFKEKANPIPEVSDKSYQQLSKTEIKILNQVALGKTNKEIAFDLFKSEKTIKNHRQNICKKLQIAGSNALFKYTMKLKDVYH, encoded by the coding sequence ATGAAAGTATATAGTGTTGTTGTGGCCTATGATGATCCTTTAAAAAGGTTAGGCATCAAAGCCATGCTAGAAGCCCCAAAAGACATGAAATTTAATTTATATGAAGATATAAGTGATTTAGAAAACTTACGAAAAGTCATTGTTGACAGCCAACCTGATTTTATTGTTATTGATGCTACACTAAATTCTAATGATTCTGGAATTGAATTAGCAAAATATACTAAACGACACGCTTCTAAAACCAAGATTGTTATCATGACATTTACCCTAGAAGAGTGGTTGATAAAAGAATTAAAAAACTTAGAGATAAAGTGGATTCTATATAAGGCCGATACTGTAGAAAATCTAACTAAATGTGCAGGGCGAGCTATCCAAAACAAACCTTATGTAAGTAAACGATTTAGAGAATCTTGGTTTAAAGAAAAAGCAAATCCTATTCCCGAAGTTTCTGATAAATCATACCAACAATTATCAAAAACAGAAATTAAAATTTTAAATCAAGTAGCATTAGGCAAAACCAATAAAGAAATTGCATTTGATCTTTTTAAAAGCGAAAAAACTATTAAAAATCATCGCCAAAATATTTGCAAAAAGCTACAGATTGCAGGAAGTAATGCTCTTTTTAAATATACCATGAAATTAAAAGATGTGTATCATTAG
- a CDS encoding peptidoglycan DD-metalloendopeptidase family protein: protein MKNTTLKTLLILLFYINISEAQELIIEKNRQLYSQNISNSDTVILNKNKSSLAITSAMDVIVLQPHNISRELDLTANFDFFQGLQNPFNPNVWIYLEREQIGGAFKLQKIDLSNKKQVTLQSKTNNDRKEIALKPIGWTNDASKIFVEGIYLDAAEEHQGIFMYDIQTNHIEKLPISFKYTSTPLLSPQREYFIFSGSTDKKLDYLHGTSDLIYKYDIKQQTTETIYRSEGDQVQILGWNVNSKTNKEPTHNQKSNLSYYLPWDFGKENCVSRHGTPGPTGSHSPVGQCGFFTPGGHHGYHAIDFATSLSGDDNVRASAAGTVSFSGISGSLSSGYGRLIIIRHSDGTRTYYAHNKTLLVSQGQSVQKGQVIALEGTTGGSTGDHIHFEWRAAGGNSPTPGSFVDAGQPRQNYIYRSQNTFGSQADTEAPTTSITANGGTTQSGDFTANYTDSDNIAVTRRFYQVLEKYGNNWYANRGNGFFNDNFNVFYSGYVQGDGDWSINNNHLLQSNTTSDNTKLNTFLSQNSGLPYLYEFSAKVLSTNGPRKFGIHIMADSPDQSQRGNSYLIWFSGEDNKVRVYETINNQLNFRAIDDVLLDNKWANYKITYSPGFGVLEVFRNNTSILKWTDPSPIKNGSTISLRTNKTNIEFDDLKVYKFRADSSTGISAGSEITKDIRRKNGKIKSLVRDAAGNWSAAGNLDVTISSLTRQNPEIINDTFLNNDTIKANVFPNPTDGSDVTISYQSLQKSQASISIIDIKGSILKSFIEYTEEAKNTTIDLSSYFGSLRDGTYFIKINDDRGSQVIPIIKK, encoded by the coding sequence ATGAAAAACACTACACTCAAAACTTTATTGATACTCTTATTTTATATAAACATATCAGAAGCTCAAGAACTTATTATAGAAAAAAACCGGCAACTATATTCTCAAAATATAAGTAACAGCGATACCGTAATATTAAATAAGAATAAGTCTTCTTTAGCCATCACCTCAGCAATGGATGTGATAGTATTGCAACCGCATAATATCTCGCGAGAACTAGATCTAACGGCTAACTTTGATTTTTTTCAGGGATTACAAAATCCTTTTAATCCTAATGTATGGATATATCTAGAGAGAGAACAAATTGGAGGAGCTTTTAAACTTCAAAAAATAGATCTTTCTAATAAAAAACAGGTTACTTTACAAAGTAAAACTAATAATGATCGAAAGGAAATAGCGCTAAAACCTATTGGCTGGACCAATGATGCTTCTAAAATCTTTGTAGAAGGGATTTACTTAGATGCAGCAGAAGAACACCAAGGGATTTTCATGTATGACATCCAAACAAATCATATCGAAAAACTTCCTATCTCCTTTAAGTACACCAGTACACCATTACTCTCTCCGCAGCGAGAATATTTTATCTTCTCTGGATCTACCGATAAAAAATTAGACTACCTCCATGGTACTTCTGATCTTATTTATAAATATGATATCAAACAACAAACAACTGAGACTATATATCGGTCAGAAGGAGATCAGGTTCAAATCTTAGGTTGGAATGTTAATTCTAAAACTAATAAAGAGCCTACCCATAATCAAAAATCTAATTTATCCTATTATTTACCTTGGGATTTTGGCAAAGAAAATTGTGTCTCTAGACACGGAACACCTGGCCCAACTGGTTCTCATAGTCCTGTAGGTCAATGTGGTTTTTTTACTCCAGGTGGCCATCACGGATATCACGCAATTGATTTTGCAACTTCTTTATCCGGAGATGATAACGTAAGAGCTTCTGCTGCTGGAACTGTTTCTTTTTCTGGAATAAGTGGAAGTTTATCTAGCGGTTATGGGAGATTGATTATCATAAGACATAGCGATGGAACCCGAACATATTATGCTCATAATAAAACACTATTAGTTAGTCAAGGGCAATCTGTACAAAAAGGACAAGTAATCGCTTTAGAAGGCACAACAGGTGGATCTACAGGAGATCATATTCATTTTGAGTGGAGAGCTGCTGGAGGAAACTCTCCTACTCCAGGTTCTTTTGTTGATGCAGGACAACCAAGACAAAATTATATTTATCGCTCTCAGAATACCTTTGGTTCGCAAGCAGACACAGAAGCTCCTACTACTTCTATAACAGCTAATGGAGGAACTACACAATCTGGTGATTTTACTGCCAATTATACCGACTCAGACAATATTGCGGTAACACGTCGATTTTATCAAGTTTTAGAAAAATACGGAAACAATTGGTACGCCAATAGAGGTAATGGTTTTTTTAATGACAACTTTAATGTTTTTTATTCTGGATACGTACAAGGAGATGGGGATTGGTCAATTAATAATAATCACCTACTTCAATCGAACACTACATCAGACAACACCAAATTAAATACATTCTTGTCTCAAAATTCAGGATTGCCGTATTTATATGAATTCTCTGCAAAAGTACTATCTACGAATGGTCCTAGAAAATTCGGAATTCACATCATGGCAGATTCTCCAGATCAAAGCCAAAGAGGAAATTCCTATTTAATATGGTTTAGCGGAGAGGATAACAAAGTTAGAGTATACGAAACCATAAATAACCAATTAAACTTTAGAGCTATTGATGATGTGCTACTAGACAATAAATGGGCGAACTACAAAATTACATACAGTCCTGGGTTTGGTGTTCTCGAAGTATTTAGAAATAACACTTCTATCTTAAAATGGACAGATCCATCACCAATCAAAAACGGAAGCACAATTTCTTTAAGAACAAATAAAACAAATATTGAATTCGATGACTTAAAGGTCTATAAGTTTAGAGCGGATAGTTCTACAGGGATTTCTGCAGGATCAGAAATAACTAAGGATATCCGAAGAAAAAATGGAAAAATAAAAAGTTTGGTTAGAGATGCCGCCGGAAATTGGTCTGCTGCTGGAAACCTAGATGTAACTATAAGTTCTCTAACAAGACAAAACCCAGAAATCATAAACGATACTTTTCTTAATAATGATACCATTAAAGCAAACGTATTTCCGAACCCCACAGATGGATCTGATGTAACAATTAGCTATCAATCCCTACAAAAATCCCAGGCATCTATATCCATAATTGATATAAAAGGTAGCATTCTAAAATCATTCATAGAATACACAGAAGAAGCAAAGAACACAACTATAGATCTAAGCAGTTATTTCGGATCGTTAAGAGATGGCACGTATTTTATAAAAATAAATGATGATAGAGGTTCTCAGGTGATCCCTATCATTAAAAAGTAA
- a CDS encoding PD40 domain-containing protein, with translation MKPNKLIMCTILCILFSTIIRSQMISNSTPITKEGEYSTPIWSPDGQKILFTDHHNDELFVIDLVHENKLTKVKHGQGIGYLANWSIDSESVIFREKPKDGLFSDITVKSINLNTRIEKTLTNVHPDNTNLSLNKKSKKNLIVYINLQTLKLEAKEGIDGKPWVITKEAGQYYHPIVSPNQKQVVVHEGPNMYIYSIYKTQKRTSLGYGLASSWLPDNSGVITFEDKSIDGHTISASELFYISATTVSKTQLTNSNDIIETWGDVSPDGKRIAFSDEKTGRIFVADLNLKN, from the coding sequence ATGAAACCTAACAAATTAATAATGTGCACAATCCTGTGCATCTTGTTCAGTACAATTATTAGATCACAAATGATCTCTAACAGTACACCAATAACTAAAGAGGGAGAATATAGCACTCCAATATGGTCCCCAGATGGTCAAAAAATATTGTTTACAGATCATCATAATGATGAATTATTCGTAATCGACCTTGTGCATGAAAATAAACTTACAAAAGTTAAACACGGTCAAGGAATAGGATATCTCGCTAACTGGTCTATAGATAGCGAAAGTGTAATTTTTAGAGAAAAACCTAAAGATGGTCTCTTTTCTGATATCACTGTAAAAAGTATAAATCTAAACACAAGAATCGAAAAAACCCTAACCAACGTACATCCCGATAACACGAATCTTTCTCTTAATAAGAAATCTAAAAAAAACCTCATCGTATATATCAATTTACAAACACTAAAATTAGAAGCAAAAGAAGGAATTGATGGCAAACCATGGGTAATAACCAAAGAAGCTGGTCAATATTACCATCCAATTGTTTCTCCTAATCAAAAGCAAGTAGTTGTTCATGAAGGACCAAACATGTATATATATTCAATCTACAAAACACAAAAAAGGACATCTCTTGGCTATGGATTAGCTAGTTCTTGGTTACCCGATAATAGTGGGGTCATCACATTTGAAGATAAAAGTATTGATGGACATACGATATCTGCATCAGAATTATTCTATATCTCTGCTACAACTGTTTCAAAAACTCAGTTAACAAATTCTAATGATATTATTGAAACATGGGGAGATGTATCCCCTGATGGCAAAAGAATCGCTTTCTCTGATGAAAAAACCGGAAGAATTTTTGTTGCAGACCTTAATCTTAAAAACTAG
- a CDS encoding N-acetylmuramoyl-L-alanine amidase, which produces MKNTISILGIKLLLIIAILFSTISQAQVVVIDPGHGYASDGSNPDGRTDTEHATALSVGIKLKNLIEDDCNGWSVHLTRNTRNGWLTLSQRRAISNNWRADRFISIHCNAGGGTGTETFWCNRSNSPQSSNSRFSRQIQDRMVEKGEWRDRRSVEDASFIFHLGVLTGNNAVGVLSEIGFVDTGDATKLLNDTWRNRFADAYLTALQNDLNRNCTPPPTGDTEAPTTTISVPGGNSQSGDFTANFNDNDNIGVTRRFYQALEKYGDNWYANRGNGFFNDNFNVFYSGYTQGAGNWSISNGHLSQSDISSDNTKLNTFLSQNSGLPYLYEFSAKTISTTGPKKFGLHIMADDVTQSQRGNSYLIWFSGEDNKVRIYETVNNQLNFRAISDVPLDNQWANYKITYSPAFGVLEIFRNNTSLLRWTDTTPIKNGSSISLRTNKTNMEFDDLKVYKFRANQTQSITAGSSVTKDIRRQNGKIKSLVRDAAGNWSAPGNLDITISSLSRQNPNIIDDTKLNNSAPIIYPNPTTAKSLTLTYNATSNQRLEVSIWDITGKLLNKINTTPKENSLQNLNISSLIEGITGGTYIIKVKNGKNVTYSRILKQ; this is translated from the coding sequence ATGAAAAATACAATCTCAATACTAGGCATAAAGTTACTTCTTATAATCGCTATTCTATTCTCTACAATATCACAAGCGCAAGTTGTAGTGATAGATCCAGGACACGGCTATGCTAGTGATGGTAGTAATCCAGATGGAAGAACCGATACAGAACACGCAACGGCATTATCCGTTGGTATCAAACTAAAAAATCTAATCGAGGATGATTGTAACGGTTGGTCTGTTCATTTAACTCGAAATACTCGTAATGGATGGCTCACACTTAGTCAGCGAAGAGCAATTTCTAATAATTGGCGGGCAGATCGTTTTATTAGCATCCACTGTAATGCCGGAGGAGGAACAGGTACCGAAACATTCTGGTGTAATCGTAGTAATTCTCCTCAATCATCAAATAGTAGATTTTCTAGACAGATTCAAGATCGAATGGTAGAAAAAGGAGAATGGAGAGATCGAAGATCGGTTGAAGATGCTTCTTTCATTTTTCATCTAGGGGTATTGACCGGAAATAACGCAGTAGGTGTACTTAGTGAAATAGGATTTGTTGATACTGGAGACGCTACGAAACTCTTAAACGACACTTGGAGAAATCGATTTGCAGACGCTTATTTAACTGCTCTTCAAAACGACCTAAACAGAAACTGTACTCCACCACCTACCGGAGATACAGAAGCACCAACCACAACTATCAGCGTTCCTGGAGGTAACTCTCAATCTGGTGATTTTACAGCTAACTTTAATGACAATGATAACATAGGGGTAACTAGAAGGTTTTATCAAGCTTTAGAGAAATATGGTGATAATTGGTATGCCAATAGAGGCAATGGTTTTTTTAATGACAACTTTAATGTTTTTTACTCTGGATATACCCAAGGAGCTGGAAATTGGAGCATTAGTAATGGCCATTTAAGTCAATCCGACATTTCGTCTGACAATACAAAATTGAATACTTTTTTATCACAAAATTCTGGGCTCCCTTATTTGTATGAGTTCTCTGCTAAAACAATTTCTACAACAGGGCCAAAAAAATTTGGTCTACATATCATGGCTGATGATGTAACCCAAAGTCAGAGAGGAAACTCATATTTAATATGGTTTAGTGGAGAAGATAATAAGGTCAGAATATATGAGACAGTAAATAATCAACTAAATTTTAGAGCGATTAGTGATGTACCACTAGATAACCAATGGGCTAATTATAAAATAACCTATAGCCCGGCTTTTGGAGTATTAGAAATTTTTAGAAACAATACCTCGCTTTTAAGATGGACAGACACGACTCCAATCAAAAATGGAAGTTCTATCTCGTTAAGAACGAACAAAACCAATATGGAATTCGATGATCTTAAAGTGTATAAATTTAGAGCAAATCAAACACAATCCATAACAGCTGGATCTTCTGTAACTAAAGATATAAGAAGACAAAACGGAAAAATTAAAAGTTTGGTAAGAGATGCTGCTGGGAATTGGTCTGCTCCCGGAAACTTAGATATAACGATTAGCTCTCTTTCTCGACAAAATCCAAATATTATTGATGATACAAAACTAAACAATAGTGCTCCTATCATTTATCCAAATCCAACAACAGCTAAATCATTGACATTGACATATAATGCTACCTCAAATCAACGTTTAGAAGTATCTATTTGGGATATTACTGGTAAATTATTAAATAAAATTAATACAACGCCGAAAGAGAATAGTTTACAAAACCTAAACATCAGCTCCCTAATCGAAGGAATTACTGGTGGAACTTATATTATAAAAGTAAAAAATGGTAAAAATGTAACCTATTCAAGAATCTTAAAACAATAA
- a CDS encoding T9SS type A sorting domain-containing protein: MRNKLLILTLLFLIACISGNASDDYLVSNRLDTINDTTFSFKLESTTAQQSITIISDVREPMLIKVIDDSGFIRIQKKLHVDREVDISGLLEGTYVIRIYVGNHTAVKRFYKGQDGVDIK; the protein is encoded by the coding sequence ATGAGAAATAAACTACTTATACTTACCCTACTGTTTTTAATAGCTTGTATCTCTGGTAATGCCAGTGATGATTATTTAGTAAGCAATAGATTGGATACTATTAATGATACTACATTTTCTTTTAAACTAGAATCTACGACTGCCCAACAGTCCATTACGATTATATCCGATGTAAGAGAACCTATGTTAATCAAGGTGATAGATGATTCTGGTTTTATTAGAATTCAGAAAAAACTTCATGTAGATAGAGAAGTTGATATCTCTGGCTTATTAGAAGGCACCTATGTGATTAGAATATACGTTGGTAACCATACTGCTGTAAAAAGATTTTATAAAGGACAAGATGGTGTGGACATAAAGTAA